In Primulina huaijiensis isolate GDHJ02 unplaced genomic scaffold, ASM1229523v2 scaffold20025, whole genome shotgun sequence, the following are encoded in one genomic region:
- the LOC140966038 gene encoding polyamine oxidase 2-like isoform X1 codes for MNSQCNNSNLQLQAETSISEGYTPRLVVSSCCPALNFTHSVHPISFHIVNLIGDSRQNSMVVVQIRLGVLNSFQESNKLYTSSSSKYSGRRHAASPSVIVIGAGLSGIAAARALHDTSFQVIVLESRDRIGGRVRTDYSLGFPVDLGASWLHGVCNENPLAPLIGKLGLPLYRTSEDNSVLYDHDLESYALFDMDGKKVSQELVSKVGKTFESILKETDVIRQDHSEDMSMQRAISIVLERRPDLRMEGLAQKVLQWYICRMEGWFAADADTISLKCWDQEQLLPGGHGLMVRGYLPVINTLAKGIDIRLRHRVTQIFRHHNGVKVTVEDGRTFVADAAVVTVPLGVLKANRIKFEPRLPAWKEEAINGLGVGLENKIVMHFETVFWPNVEFLGVVADTSYGCSYFLNLNKATEHPVLVYMPAGQLARVLEKMSDEAAANFAFVQLKRILPNASPLIQYLVSRWGSDEDSLGSYSYDVVGTPHDLFEKLRIPVDNLFFAGEATSLDYTGAVHGAYSTGLMAAENCRMRVLERYGELELFQPVMCKEVSVSIPLQISRM; via the exons AAACTAGTATATCTGAAGGCTACACGCCAAGGTTGGTGGTAAGCTCCTGCTGTCCTGCTTTGAATTTTACGCATTCTGTACATCCTATTTCGTTTCATATTGTAAATTTGATTGGGGATTCTAGGCAAAATAGTATGGTGGTTGTCCAGATACGGTTGGGTGTTCTTAACAGTTTCCAAGaatcaaacaaattatataCGTCCTCATCAAGTAAATATTCAG GAAGGAGGCATGCAGCCTCTCCTTCTGTCATTGTCATTGGCGCTGGTCTTTCTGGCATTGCAGCTGCGCGAGCTCTTCATGATACCTCTTTTCAG GTAATTGTGCTGGAATCTCGGGATAGAATTGGCGGTAGAGTTCGAACTGACTATTCTCTTGGTTTCCCCGTTGATTTGGGTGCATCTTG GTTGCATGGTGTTTGTAATGAGAATCCATTGGCACCTCTTATAGGAAAACTGGGGCTACCCCTTTATCGCACGAGCGAGGATAACTCAGTTTTGTATGACCATGATCTGGAGAG TTATGCCTTGTtcgatatggatgggaaaaaggtTTCTCAAGAACTAGTATCAAAGGTTGGCAAAACATTTGAGAGCATACTGAAAGAG ACGGATGTAATACGACAGGATCATAGTGAGGACATGTCTATGCAACGTGCCATCTCCATTGTCTTGGAGCGGAGACCAGATTTAAG AATGGAGGGGCTTGCTCAAAAGGTGCTGCAGTGGTACATATGCAGAATGGAAGGGTGGTTTGCTGCAGATGCTGATACCATATCACTCAAATGTTGGGACCAG GAACAGTTGCTTCCCGGTGGTCATGGGCTTATGGTGCGGGGATATCTTCCTGTTATCAACACACTAGCCAAAGGCATCGACATTCGTTTAAGACACCG AGTGACACAGATTTTTAGGCATCATAATGGAGTGAAAGTAACCGTTGAAGATGGGAGAACCTTTGTAGCGGATGCTGCAGTTGTCACTGTTCCTCTTGGTGTCCTCAAAGCAAATCGCATCAAGTTTGAGCCGAGATTGCCCGCGTGGAAGGAAGAGGCTATTAATGGCCTTGGAGTTGGGCTCGAGAATAAAATAGTCATGCACTTTGAAACCGTCTTTTGGCCAAATGTTGAATTCTTGGGAGTAGTTGCAGATACATCGTATGGGTGCAGTTATTTTCTTAATCTGAACAAGGCCACAGAGCATCCTGTCCTTGTTTACATGCCTGCAGGGCAACTGGCACGGGTCCTCGAGAAAATGTCTGATGAGGCTGCTGCTAATTTTGCTTTTGTTCAACTCAAAAGAATCCTTCCAAATGCTTCTCCACTG ATACAGTATCTAGTTTCTCGTTGGGGCTCGGACGAAGACTCATTGGGCTCCTACAGCTATGATGTTGTAGGCACACCCCATGATCTGTTTGAGAAGCTAAGAATCCCCGTCGATAACCTATTTTTCGCTGGAGAAGCTACGAGTTTGGATTACACAGGGGCTGTCCATGGTGCGTACTCCACTGGATTAATGGCAGCTGAGAATTGCAGAATGCGTGTCCTGGAACGGTATGGGGAGTTGGAACTTTTCCAGCCAGTCATGTGTAAGGAGGTTTCGGTTTCCATACCGCTGCAGATTTCTCGTATGTAA
- the LOC140966038 gene encoding polyamine oxidase 2-like isoform X2 has product MVVVQIRLGVLNSFQESNKLYTSSSSKYSGRRHAASPSVIVIGAGLSGIAAARALHDTSFQVIVLESRDRIGGRVRTDYSLGFPVDLGASWLHGVCNENPLAPLIGKLGLPLYRTSEDNSVLYDHDLESYALFDMDGKKVSQELVSKVGKTFESILKETDVIRQDHSEDMSMQRAISIVLERRPDLRMEGLAQKVLQWYICRMEGWFAADADTISLKCWDQEQLLPGGHGLMVRGYLPVINTLAKGIDIRLRHRVTQIFRHHNGVKVTVEDGRTFVADAAVVTVPLGVLKANRIKFEPRLPAWKEEAINGLGVGLENKIVMHFETVFWPNVEFLGVVADTSYGCSYFLNLNKATEHPVLVYMPAGQLARVLEKMSDEAAANFAFVQLKRILPNASPLIQYLVSRWGSDEDSLGSYSYDVVGTPHDLFEKLRIPVDNLFFAGEATSLDYTGAVHGAYSTGLMAAENCRMRVLERYGELELFQPVMCKEVSVSIPLQISRM; this is encoded by the exons ATGGTGGTTGTCCAGATACGGTTGGGTGTTCTTAACAGTTTCCAAGaatcaaacaaattatataCGTCCTCATCAAGTAAATATTCAG GAAGGAGGCATGCAGCCTCTCCTTCTGTCATTGTCATTGGCGCTGGTCTTTCTGGCATTGCAGCTGCGCGAGCTCTTCATGATACCTCTTTTCAG GTAATTGTGCTGGAATCTCGGGATAGAATTGGCGGTAGAGTTCGAACTGACTATTCTCTTGGTTTCCCCGTTGATTTGGGTGCATCTTG GTTGCATGGTGTTTGTAATGAGAATCCATTGGCACCTCTTATAGGAAAACTGGGGCTACCCCTTTATCGCACGAGCGAGGATAACTCAGTTTTGTATGACCATGATCTGGAGAG TTATGCCTTGTtcgatatggatgggaaaaaggtTTCTCAAGAACTAGTATCAAAGGTTGGCAAAACATTTGAGAGCATACTGAAAGAG ACGGATGTAATACGACAGGATCATAGTGAGGACATGTCTATGCAACGTGCCATCTCCATTGTCTTGGAGCGGAGACCAGATTTAAG AATGGAGGGGCTTGCTCAAAAGGTGCTGCAGTGGTACATATGCAGAATGGAAGGGTGGTTTGCTGCAGATGCTGATACCATATCACTCAAATGTTGGGACCAG GAACAGTTGCTTCCCGGTGGTCATGGGCTTATGGTGCGGGGATATCTTCCTGTTATCAACACACTAGCCAAAGGCATCGACATTCGTTTAAGACACCG AGTGACACAGATTTTTAGGCATCATAATGGAGTGAAAGTAACCGTTGAAGATGGGAGAACCTTTGTAGCGGATGCTGCAGTTGTCACTGTTCCTCTTGGTGTCCTCAAAGCAAATCGCATCAAGTTTGAGCCGAGATTGCCCGCGTGGAAGGAAGAGGCTATTAATGGCCTTGGAGTTGGGCTCGAGAATAAAATAGTCATGCACTTTGAAACCGTCTTTTGGCCAAATGTTGAATTCTTGGGAGTAGTTGCAGATACATCGTATGGGTGCAGTTATTTTCTTAATCTGAACAAGGCCACAGAGCATCCTGTCCTTGTTTACATGCCTGCAGGGCAACTGGCACGGGTCCTCGAGAAAATGTCTGATGAGGCTGCTGCTAATTTTGCTTTTGTTCAACTCAAAAGAATCCTTCCAAATGCTTCTCCACTG ATACAGTATCTAGTTTCTCGTTGGGGCTCGGACGAAGACTCATTGGGCTCCTACAGCTATGATGTTGTAGGCACACCCCATGATCTGTTTGAGAAGCTAAGAATCCCCGTCGATAACCTATTTTTCGCTGGAGAAGCTACGAGTTTGGATTACACAGGGGCTGTCCATGGTGCGTACTCCACTGGATTAATGGCAGCTGAGAATTGCAGAATGCGTGTCCTGGAACGGTATGGGGAGTTGGAACTTTTCCAGCCAGTCATGTGTAAGGAGGTTTCGGTTTCCATACCGCTGCAGATTTCTCGTATGTAA
- the LOC140966038 gene encoding polyamine oxidase 2-like isoform X3 yields the protein MNSQCNNSNLQLQAAIFYSGRRHAASPSVIVIGAGLSGIAAARALHDTSFQVIVLESRDRIGGRVRTDYSLGFPVDLGASWLHGVCNENPLAPLIGKLGLPLYRTSEDNSVLYDHDLESYALFDMDGKKVSQELVSKVGKTFESILKETDVIRQDHSEDMSMQRAISIVLERRPDLRMEGLAQKVLQWYICRMEGWFAADADTISLKCWDQEQLLPGGHGLMVRGYLPVINTLAKGIDIRLRHRVTQIFRHHNGVKVTVEDGRTFVADAAVVTVPLGVLKANRIKFEPRLPAWKEEAINGLGVGLENKIVMHFETVFWPNVEFLGVVADTSYGCSYFLNLNKATEHPVLVYMPAGQLARVLEKMSDEAAANFAFVQLKRILPNASPLIQYLVSRWGSDEDSLGSYSYDVVGTPHDLFEKLRIPVDNLFFAGEATSLDYTGAVHGAYSTGLMAAENCRMRVLERYGELELFQPVMCKEVSVSIPLQISRM from the exons cTATTTTCTACTCAGGAAGGAGGCATGCAGCCTCTCCTTCTGTCATTGTCATTGGCGCTGGTCTTTCTGGCATTGCAGCTGCGCGAGCTCTTCATGATACCTCTTTTCAG GTAATTGTGCTGGAATCTCGGGATAGAATTGGCGGTAGAGTTCGAACTGACTATTCTCTTGGTTTCCCCGTTGATTTGGGTGCATCTTG GTTGCATGGTGTTTGTAATGAGAATCCATTGGCACCTCTTATAGGAAAACTGGGGCTACCCCTTTATCGCACGAGCGAGGATAACTCAGTTTTGTATGACCATGATCTGGAGAG TTATGCCTTGTtcgatatggatgggaaaaaggtTTCTCAAGAACTAGTATCAAAGGTTGGCAAAACATTTGAGAGCATACTGAAAGAG ACGGATGTAATACGACAGGATCATAGTGAGGACATGTCTATGCAACGTGCCATCTCCATTGTCTTGGAGCGGAGACCAGATTTAAG AATGGAGGGGCTTGCTCAAAAGGTGCTGCAGTGGTACATATGCAGAATGGAAGGGTGGTTTGCTGCAGATGCTGATACCATATCACTCAAATGTTGGGACCAG GAACAGTTGCTTCCCGGTGGTCATGGGCTTATGGTGCGGGGATATCTTCCTGTTATCAACACACTAGCCAAAGGCATCGACATTCGTTTAAGACACCG AGTGACACAGATTTTTAGGCATCATAATGGAGTGAAAGTAACCGTTGAAGATGGGAGAACCTTTGTAGCGGATGCTGCAGTTGTCACTGTTCCTCTTGGTGTCCTCAAAGCAAATCGCATCAAGTTTGAGCCGAGATTGCCCGCGTGGAAGGAAGAGGCTATTAATGGCCTTGGAGTTGGGCTCGAGAATAAAATAGTCATGCACTTTGAAACCGTCTTTTGGCCAAATGTTGAATTCTTGGGAGTAGTTGCAGATACATCGTATGGGTGCAGTTATTTTCTTAATCTGAACAAGGCCACAGAGCATCCTGTCCTTGTTTACATGCCTGCAGGGCAACTGGCACGGGTCCTCGAGAAAATGTCTGATGAGGCTGCTGCTAATTTTGCTTTTGTTCAACTCAAAAGAATCCTTCCAAATGCTTCTCCACTG ATACAGTATCTAGTTTCTCGTTGGGGCTCGGACGAAGACTCATTGGGCTCCTACAGCTATGATGTTGTAGGCACACCCCATGATCTGTTTGAGAAGCTAAGAATCCCCGTCGATAACCTATTTTTCGCTGGAGAAGCTACGAGTTTGGATTACACAGGGGCTGTCCATGGTGCGTACTCCACTGGATTAATGGCAGCTGAGAATTGCAGAATGCGTGTCCTGGAACGGTATGGGGAGTTGGAACTTTTCCAGCCAGTCATGTGTAAGGAGGTTTCGGTTTCCATACCGCTGCAGATTTCTCGTATGTAA
- the LOC140966038 gene encoding polyamine oxidase 2-like isoform X4, whose protein sequence is MNSQCNNSNLQLQAGRRHAASPSVIVIGAGLSGIAAARALHDTSFQVIVLESRDRIGGRVRTDYSLGFPVDLGASWLHGVCNENPLAPLIGKLGLPLYRTSEDNSVLYDHDLESYALFDMDGKKVSQELVSKVGKTFESILKETDVIRQDHSEDMSMQRAISIVLERRPDLRMEGLAQKVLQWYICRMEGWFAADADTISLKCWDQEQLLPGGHGLMVRGYLPVINTLAKGIDIRLRHRVTQIFRHHNGVKVTVEDGRTFVADAAVVTVPLGVLKANRIKFEPRLPAWKEEAINGLGVGLENKIVMHFETVFWPNVEFLGVVADTSYGCSYFLNLNKATEHPVLVYMPAGQLARVLEKMSDEAAANFAFVQLKRILPNASPLIQYLVSRWGSDEDSLGSYSYDVVGTPHDLFEKLRIPVDNLFFAGEATSLDYTGAVHGAYSTGLMAAENCRMRVLERYGELELFQPVMCKEVSVSIPLQISRM, encoded by the exons GAAGGAGGCATGCAGCCTCTCCTTCTGTCATTGTCATTGGCGCTGGTCTTTCTGGCATTGCAGCTGCGCGAGCTCTTCATGATACCTCTTTTCAG GTAATTGTGCTGGAATCTCGGGATAGAATTGGCGGTAGAGTTCGAACTGACTATTCTCTTGGTTTCCCCGTTGATTTGGGTGCATCTTG GTTGCATGGTGTTTGTAATGAGAATCCATTGGCACCTCTTATAGGAAAACTGGGGCTACCCCTTTATCGCACGAGCGAGGATAACTCAGTTTTGTATGACCATGATCTGGAGAG TTATGCCTTGTtcgatatggatgggaaaaaggtTTCTCAAGAACTAGTATCAAAGGTTGGCAAAACATTTGAGAGCATACTGAAAGAG ACGGATGTAATACGACAGGATCATAGTGAGGACATGTCTATGCAACGTGCCATCTCCATTGTCTTGGAGCGGAGACCAGATTTAAG AATGGAGGGGCTTGCTCAAAAGGTGCTGCAGTGGTACATATGCAGAATGGAAGGGTGGTTTGCTGCAGATGCTGATACCATATCACTCAAATGTTGGGACCAG GAACAGTTGCTTCCCGGTGGTCATGGGCTTATGGTGCGGGGATATCTTCCTGTTATCAACACACTAGCCAAAGGCATCGACATTCGTTTAAGACACCG AGTGACACAGATTTTTAGGCATCATAATGGAGTGAAAGTAACCGTTGAAGATGGGAGAACCTTTGTAGCGGATGCTGCAGTTGTCACTGTTCCTCTTGGTGTCCTCAAAGCAAATCGCATCAAGTTTGAGCCGAGATTGCCCGCGTGGAAGGAAGAGGCTATTAATGGCCTTGGAGTTGGGCTCGAGAATAAAATAGTCATGCACTTTGAAACCGTCTTTTGGCCAAATGTTGAATTCTTGGGAGTAGTTGCAGATACATCGTATGGGTGCAGTTATTTTCTTAATCTGAACAAGGCCACAGAGCATCCTGTCCTTGTTTACATGCCTGCAGGGCAACTGGCACGGGTCCTCGAGAAAATGTCTGATGAGGCTGCTGCTAATTTTGCTTTTGTTCAACTCAAAAGAATCCTTCCAAATGCTTCTCCACTG ATACAGTATCTAGTTTCTCGTTGGGGCTCGGACGAAGACTCATTGGGCTCCTACAGCTATGATGTTGTAGGCACACCCCATGATCTGTTTGAGAAGCTAAGAATCCCCGTCGATAACCTATTTTTCGCTGGAGAAGCTACGAGTTTGGATTACACAGGGGCTGTCCATGGTGCGTACTCCACTGGATTAATGGCAGCTGAGAATTGCAGAATGCGTGTCCTGGAACGGTATGGGGAGTTGGAACTTTTCCAGCCAGTCATGTGTAAGGAGGTTTCGGTTTCCATACCGCTGCAGATTTCTCGTATGTAA
- the LOC140966039 gene encoding uncharacterized protein isoform X1 yields the protein MTRWGPQIKNVNIQLISTLVHFIELNLKRLSHCCRPNTIFLKNPNSLIPPITISSPNSPLHYINRCNFLPVLSSFHDQMKRYRNREIWDFEHELVAAAHGFNVLNGGDDVFLNGGVDGLKVILGIDGGTTSTVCVCMSFLPFTQPLPDPLPILARAVAGCSNHNSVGETAARDTLEHVMAEALSKSASTRSSVQAVCLSVSGVNHRTDQHRILSWLREIFPSHVRLFVQNDAVAALACGTMGKLHGCVLIAGTGTIAYGFTEDGRQARAAGAGPILGDWGSGYGIAARALTAVIRAHDGRGPETTLIDRILHELQLSSPDELIGWTYADPSWARIAALVPVVVSCADAGDPVANKILHDAVKELASSVKAVVERLELCGEDQMDNFPLVMVGGVLEANKRWDIGSEVINCISKDFPGALPIRPKVEPAVGAALLAWNSLMRQSHTLGR from the exons ATGACAAGATGGGGTCCACAAATAAAAAACGTCAATATTCAATTAATTTCCACACTAGTCCATTTCATAGAGTTAAACCTCAAGCGTTTGTCCCATTGTTGCCGGCCAAATACTATATTTCTCAAAAACCCAAATAGTTTAATCCCACCAATCACAATCTCCTCTCCGAACAGCCCACTTCACTATATTAACAGATGCAACTTCTTGCCGGTTCTGAGTTCATTTCACGACCAAATGAAGCGGTATCGGAACCGGGAAATCTGGGATTTCGAGCATGAATTGGTGGCTGCCGCACACGGCTTTAATGTGTTGAATGGTGGCgatgatgtgttcttgaatgGTGGCGTTGATGGCCTAAAAGTGATCCTGGGTATTGATGGTGGGACCACTTCTactgtgtgtgtgtgcatgtcTTTCTTACCATTTACTCAGCCGCTGCCCGACCCTCTGCCCATCCTTGCTCGGGCAGTGGCTGGCTGCTCCAATCACAACAGTGTTGGAG AAACTGCTGCTAGGGACACTTTAGAGCATGTTATGGCAGAAGCTCTCTCAAAGTCAGCTTCAACACGTTCTAGTGTTCAAGCTGTTTGTCTTTCCGTATCTGGTGTTAATCATCGAACAGATCAGCATCGAATACTCAGTTGGCTGAG GGAAATATTTCCCAGCCATGTCAGATTATTTGTCCAGAATGATGCCGTGGCAGCTTTGGCTTGTGGGACTATGGGAAAGCTTCATGGATGTGTTCTCATAGCTGGTACGGGTACCATTGCATATGGATTTACAGAAGATGGGAGACAAGCTCGGGCTGCTGGTGCTGGACCAATTTTAGGCGACTGGGGAAG TGGGTATGGTATAGCTGCGCGGGCATTGACAGCTGTTATAAGGGCTCATGATGGTCGAGGCCCAGAAACAACACTGATTGACCGTATCTTGCATGAACTCCAACTTTCTTCACCAGATGAACTAATCGG gtGGACCTATGCAGATCCATCTTGGGCAAGGATAGCTGCTCTTGTTCCAGTTGTGGTTTCTTGCGCAGATGCCGGTGATCCAGTGGCCAACAAGATTTTACATGATGCTGTTAAAGAGTTGGCTTCAAGTGTGAAAGCTGTCGTCGAGAGATTGGAGCTATGTGGCGAAG ATCAAATGGATAATTTTCCTCTCGTAATGGTTGGAGGTGTTCTTGAAGCCAATAAGAGATGGGACATTGGTAGCGAAGTAATCAATTGCATCTCCAAGGACTTCCCTGGGGCTCTTCCTATTCGTCCAAAG GTTGAGCCGGCTGTCGGTGCTGCTTtgcttgcttggaactctttaATGAGACAATCTCACACATTGGGAAGGTGA
- the LOC140966039 gene encoding uncharacterized protein isoform X2 produces the protein MTRWGPQIKNVNIQLISTLVHFIELNLKRLSHCCRPNTIFLKNPNSLIPPITISSPNSPLHYINRCNFLPVLSSFHDQMKRYRNREIWDFEHELVAAAHGFNVLNGGDDVFLNGGVDGLKVILGIDGGTTSTVCVCMSFLPFTQPLPDPLPILARAVAGCSNHNSVGETAARDTLEHVMAEALSKSASTRSSVQAVCLSVSGVNHRTDQHRILSWLREIFPSHVRLFVQNDAVAALACGTMGKLHGCVLIAGTGTIAYGFTEDGRQARAAGAGPILGDWGSGYGIAARALTAVIRAHDGRGPETTLIDRILHELQLSSPDELIGWTYADPSWARIAALVPVVVSCADAGDPVANKILHDAVKELASSVKAVVERLELCGEGVLEANKRWDIGSEVINCISKDFPGALPIRPKVEPAVGAALLAWNSLMRQSHTLGR, from the exons ATGACAAGATGGGGTCCACAAATAAAAAACGTCAATATTCAATTAATTTCCACACTAGTCCATTTCATAGAGTTAAACCTCAAGCGTTTGTCCCATTGTTGCCGGCCAAATACTATATTTCTCAAAAACCCAAATAGTTTAATCCCACCAATCACAATCTCCTCTCCGAACAGCCCACTTCACTATATTAACAGATGCAACTTCTTGCCGGTTCTGAGTTCATTTCACGACCAAATGAAGCGGTATCGGAACCGGGAAATCTGGGATTTCGAGCATGAATTGGTGGCTGCCGCACACGGCTTTAATGTGTTGAATGGTGGCgatgatgtgttcttgaatgGTGGCGTTGATGGCCTAAAAGTGATCCTGGGTATTGATGGTGGGACCACTTCTactgtgtgtgtgtgcatgtcTTTCTTACCATTTACTCAGCCGCTGCCCGACCCTCTGCCCATCCTTGCTCGGGCAGTGGCTGGCTGCTCCAATCACAACAGTGTTGGAG AAACTGCTGCTAGGGACACTTTAGAGCATGTTATGGCAGAAGCTCTCTCAAAGTCAGCTTCAACACGTTCTAGTGTTCAAGCTGTTTGTCTTTCCGTATCTGGTGTTAATCATCGAACAGATCAGCATCGAATACTCAGTTGGCTGAG GGAAATATTTCCCAGCCATGTCAGATTATTTGTCCAGAATGATGCCGTGGCAGCTTTGGCTTGTGGGACTATGGGAAAGCTTCATGGATGTGTTCTCATAGCTGGTACGGGTACCATTGCATATGGATTTACAGAAGATGGGAGACAAGCTCGGGCTGCTGGTGCTGGACCAATTTTAGGCGACTGGGGAAG TGGGTATGGTATAGCTGCGCGGGCATTGACAGCTGTTATAAGGGCTCATGATGGTCGAGGCCCAGAAACAACACTGATTGACCGTATCTTGCATGAACTCCAACTTTCTTCACCAGATGAACTAATCGG gtGGACCTATGCAGATCCATCTTGGGCAAGGATAGCTGCTCTTGTTCCAGTTGTGGTTTCTTGCGCAGATGCCGGTGATCCAGTGGCCAACAAGATTTTACATGATGCTGTTAAAGAGTTGGCTTCAAGTGTGAAAGCTGTCGTCGAGAGATTGGAGCTATGTGGCGAAG GTGTTCTTGAAGCCAATAAGAGATGGGACATTGGTAGCGAAGTAATCAATTGCATCTCCAAGGACTTCCCTGGGGCTCTTCCTATTCGTCCAAAG GTTGAGCCGGCTGTCGGTGCTGCTTtgcttgcttggaactctttaATGAGACAATCTCACACATTGGGAAGGTGA